In a genomic window of Tissierellales bacterium:
- a CDS encoding FAD-binding protein, with protein sequence MAIKVIKEECIGCGQCVEVCPFEAIDIIDEKAVINENCTICGSCIEVCPTEAIYKEKVEKKKVNIDEYKGIWVFAEQRNGELLNVAIELLGEGRKIAEELDTELTAVLLGHNVDGLAEKLINYGADNVIYVESNLLELYTTDGYSKVICELIEDRKPEIFLIGATNIGRDLGPRISATIGTGLTADCTKLEVDIKNKRLLQTRPAFGGNLMATIICPDHRPQMSTVRPGVMERAKLDEGRKGNIEKIQSSLKDEDIRAKVLEYVKSEKAAVPLEDATIVVSGGRGLGTPEGFELIEKLAKKLGGVVGASRATVDSGWIEQAHQVGQTGKTVRPDVYIACGISGAIQHLAGMQDAKCIIAINKDPDAPIFKIADYGIVGDIYEVIPTFLESLDNVDEITKL encoded by the coding sequence TTGGCAATAAAAGTTATTAAAGAAGAATGTATCGGTTGTGGTCAATGTGTTGAAGTATGTCCTTTTGAAGCTATTGATATTATAGATGAAAAAGCAGTTATTAATGAAAATTGTACTATTTGTGGCTCTTGTATAGAAGTCTGCCCTACAGAGGCAATATATAAAGAGAAGGTAGAAAAAAAGAAAGTAAATATTGATGAATATAAAGGTATCTGGGTTTTTGCAGAGCAAAGGAATGGAGAACTGTTAAATGTAGCTATTGAACTATTAGGTGAAGGTAGAAAAATAGCAGAAGAACTAGATACAGAATTAACAGCAGTACTATTAGGTCATAATGTAGATGGTTTAGCTGAAAAATTAATTAATTATGGTGCAGATAATGTAATTTATGTTGAAAGTAATTTATTAGAACTATATACAACTGACGGTTATAGTAAAGTAATTTGTGAATTAATAGAGGATAGAAAACCAGAAATTTTTCTAATAGGTGCTACCAATATAGGTAGGGATCTAGGACCAAGAATATCAGCAACTATTGGCACTGGTTTAACTGCCGATTGTACTAAATTAGAAGTAGATATAAAAAATAAGAGATTACTTCAAACTAGACCAGCTTTTGGTGGAAATCTAATGGCAACTATTATTTGCCCTGATCATAGGCCACAAATGTCTACAGTAAGACCAGGAGTTATGGAAAGGGCGAAACTTGATGAAGGTAGAAAAGGAAATATTGAGAAAATACAGAGTAGTTTAAAAGATGAGGATATAAGAGCTAAAGTATTAGAATATGTTAAAAGTGAAAAAGCAGCTGTACCTTTAGAAGATGCTACCATAGTAGTTTCTGGTGGTAGAGGCCTTGGAACGCCAGAAGGCTTTGAATTAATAGAAAAGCTAGCTAAAAAATTAGGTGGAGTAGTTGGAGCAAGTAGGGCAACAGTAGATTCGGGTTGGATTGAGCAAGCACATCAAGTAGGTCAAACAGGAAAGACTGTAAGACCAGATGTTTATATAGCCTGTGGTATTTCTGGAGCAATACAACATCTAGCTGGAATGCAAGATGCGAAATGTATTATTGCTATAAATAAAGATCCAGATGCTCCAATATTCAAGATAGCTGATTATGGTATAGTAGGAGATATTTATGAAGTAATTCCGACGTTCTTAGAGAGTCTTGATAATGTAGATGAAATAACAAAGTTGTAA
- a CDS encoding Glu/Leu/Phe/Val dehydrogenase — MSKENLNPLISAQKQVKAACDALNLDPAVYELLKEPQRAIEISIPVKMDDGTTKIFKGYRSVHNNAIGPGKGGVRFHPGVYLDEVKALSVWMTFKCGVMNVPYGGGKGGIAVDPLSLSEGELERLSRGYVQGLYKYLGEKIDIPAPDVGSNGQVMAWMVDEYCKLTGESSLGVITGKPVEWGGSLGRNEATGFGVSVIAREAARELGIEMKGAKVAIQGFGNVGSYTVKNVQGQGAKIIAIGEWTKEEGTYAIYNEDGLDFDDMKAYMDENGNLVGYPKAEKISLEDFWKLEVDIMIPAALENAITAEVAEKINAKLVCEAANGPITPDGDEVLKRRGIPVTPDILTNAGGVTVSYFEWVQNLYGYYWSEEEVEEKQEVEMVKAFKDVWGLKEEYDVTVREAAYMLSVKKIADVMKLRGWY, encoded by the coding sequence ATGTCAAAAGAAAATTTAAATCCACTAATTAGTGCTCAAAAACAAGTAAAGGCGGCTTGTGATGCATTAAATTTAGACCCGGCTGTATATGAATTATTAAAAGAGCCTCAAAGAGCGATTGAAATATCTATTCCAGTAAAAATGGATGATGGAACAACGAAAATATTTAAAGGCTATAGGTCAGTACATAATAACGCTATTGGGCCTGGCAAAGGTGGAGTAAGATTTCATCCAGGAGTATACTTAGATGAAGTTAAAGCATTATCCGTTTGGATGACATTTAAATGTGGGGTAATGAATGTACCTTATGGTGGAGGCAAAGGTGGAATTGCTGTTGACCCTCTTAGTTTATCAGAAGGTGAATTAGAAAGACTTTCAAGAGGCTATGTTCAAGGACTTTATAAATACCTAGGAGAAAAAATAGATATACCAGCACCAGATGTAGGAAGTAATGGACAGGTAATGGCTTGGATGGTTGATGAATATTGTAAATTAACAGGTGAATCTTCCCTTGGGGTTATTACTGGAAAACCAGTTGAGTGGGGCGGATCTTTAGGAAGAAATGAAGCTACTGGATTTGGAGTATCTGTAATAGCTAGAGAAGCAGCGAGAGAACTTGGAATTGAGATGAAAGGTGCTAAAGTAGCTATCCAAGGATTCGGAAATGTAGGTAGCTATACAGTTAAAAATGTTCAAGGTCAAGGAGCTAAGATAATAGCTATAGGCGAATGGACGAAAGAAGAAGGGACTTATGCAATTTACAACGAAGATGGATTAGATTTTGATGATATGAAAGCTTATATGGACGAAAATGGTAATTTAGTAGGATATCCAAAGGCTGAAAAAATATCTCTTGAAGATTTCTGGAAACTAGAAGTAGATATTATGATACCAGCAGCATTAGAAAATGCAATAACTGCAGAAGTAGCAGAAAAAATTAATGCTAAACTAGTATGTGAAGCAGCTAATGGACCAATAACTCCAGATGGTGATGAAGTATTAAAAAGAAGAGGAATTCCAGTAACACCAGATATATTAACAAATGCAGGTGGAGTTACAGTGTCTTATTTTGAATGGGTACAAAACTTATATGGCTACTATTGGAGTGAAGAGGAAGTAGAAGAAAAACAAGAAGTTGAAATGGTTAAAGCCTTTAAGGATGTATGGGGATTAAAAGAAGAATATGATGTTACTGTAAGAGAAGCAGCTTATATGCTTTCTGTTAAAAAAATAGCAGATGTAATGAAATTAAGAGGTTGGTATTAA
- a CDS encoding electron transfer flavoprotein subunit beta/FixA family protein produces MNIIVCIKQVPDTNEVKTDPKTGTLIREGVPSIINPDDKNALEEALKIKDRNPDTKVTVLTMGPPQAEVALKETIAMGADESILLSDRAFAGSDTLATSTVLATAIKKIENFDIIFCGRQAIDGDTAQVGPQIAEHLGIPQITYVEKLEIEDGKIRVRRALEDGYFVIESKMPVLLTAINELNKPRYPSIKGIYEAYEEDKVKVWSAEDIDGDIESIGLDGSPTQVSKSFAPSSKKGEGEIFKGDTKAAVENLIIRLRERKII; encoded by the coding sequence ATGAATATTATAGTATGTATAAAACAAGTTCCTGATACAAATGAAGTTAAAACAGATCCTAAAACAGGGACTTTAATCCGTGAGGGAGTACCAAGTATAATAAATCCTGATGATAAAAATGCTTTAGAAGAAGCCTTAAAGATAAAAGATAGAAATCCAGATACAAAAGTAACAGTTTTAACTATGGGGCCACCACAAGCAGAAGTGGCTTTAAAAGAAACTATAGCTATGGGAGCCGATGAATCTATTCTTTTAAGTGATAGAGCTTTTGCAGGCTCTGATACATTGGCAACATCTACAGTATTAGCTACTGCTATTAAGAAAATTGAAAACTTTGATATTATATTCTGTGGAAGGCAAGCCATAGATGGAGACACAGCTCAAGTTGGACCTCAAATTGCAGAACATTTAGGAATACCTCAAATTACCTATGTAGAAAAATTAGAAATAGAAGATGGAAAGATTAGAGTTAGAAGAGCTTTAGAAGATGGCTATTTTGTAATAGAATCAAAAATGCCCGTATTATTAACCGCTATAAATGAATTAAATAAGCCAAGGTATCCATCTATAAAAGGGATATATGAAGCTTATGAAGAAGATAAGGTGAAGGTTTGGTCTGCTGAAGATATTGATGGGGATATAGAAAGTATAGGATTAGATGGCTCACCAACCCAAGTTAGTAAATCTTTTGCACCTTCTAGTAAGAAGGGAGAAGGAGAAATATTTAAAGGTGATACAAAAGCAGCAGTTGAAAATTTAATTATTCGACTTAGAGAAAGAAAAATTATATAA
- a CDS encoding acyl-CoA dehydrogenase, which produces MNFTLTKEQLMVRDVVREFTEKEVKPIAAEIDEEGRFPKETVEKMARYHMLGIPFPTEYGGAGGDEVAYAITVEELSKACGTTGVICSAHTSLGCWPIYKYGSEEQKQKYLIPLAKGEYLGAFGLTEANAGTDAAGQQTVAVLDGDNYILNGSKLFITNGGQANAYIIFAMTDKSKGTRGISAFIVEDDFPGFSIGKIEDKMGIRGSATAELIFQDCIVPKENLLGKEGEGFKIAMSTLDGGRIGIAAQALGIAEGALEETIKYIKEREQFGRPLAKFQGLQWMMADMATEIEAAKLLVYKSAYNKANNLPYNKEAAMAKLYASNTAMSVTTKCVQLHGGYGFTKDYPVERMMRDAKITEIYEGTSQVQQMVIAANLLR; this is translated from the coding sequence ATGAATTTTACTTTGACTAAAGAACAATTAATGGTTAGGGATGTAGTAAGGGAATTTACAGAAAAGGAAGTAAAACCAATTGCTGCAGAAATTGACGAAGAAGGTAGATTTCCAAAAGAAACAGTAGAAAAGATGGCTAGATATCACATGCTAGGTATACCCTTTCCTACTGAATATGGAGGGGCAGGTGGAGATGAAGTAGCCTATGCAATAACTGTGGAAGAATTGTCTAAAGCCTGTGGAACTACTGGAGTTATTTGCTCTGCCCACACTTCTTTGGGATGTTGGCCAATATATAAATACGGTAGCGAAGAGCAAAAGCAAAAATATTTAATACCATTAGCAAAAGGTGAATATTTAGGTGCTTTTGGATTAACAGAGGCAAATGCTGGAACAGATGCAGCTGGACAACAGACAGTTGCAGTATTAGATGGGGATAATTATATATTAAATGGTTCAAAGCTATTTATAACAAATGGTGGTCAAGCAAACGCTTACATAATCTTTGCTATGACTGATAAATCAAAGGGAACTAGAGGTATTAGTGCATTTATAGTTGAAGATGATTTTCCGGGTTTTAGCATAGGAAAAATAGAAGATAAAATGGGAATTAGAGGCTCTGCTACAGCCGAATTAATATTTCAAGATTGTATAGTTCCAAAAGAAAACTTACTTGGGAAAGAAGGAGAAGGGTTTAAAATAGCAATGTCCACATTAGACGGGGGAAGAATAGGAATTGCTGCCCAGGCCTTAGGTATTGCAGAAGGAGCTCTAGAAGAGACAATAAAGTATATAAAAGAAAGGGAGCAATTTGGAAGACCATTAGCTAAGTTTCAAGGTCTACAATGGATGATGGCAGATATGGCTACAGAAATAGAAGCTGCTAAATTATTAGTTTATAAATCCGCTTATAATAAAGCCAATAACCTGCCTTATAATAAAGAGGCGGCAATGGCAAAACTATATGCTTCTAATACTGCAATGAGTGTAACTACAAAATGTGTACAGTTACATGGTGGTTATGGATTTACAAAAGATTATCCTGTTGAAAGAATGATGAGAGATGCTAAGATAACAGAAATATATGAAGGAACTTCTCAAGTACAACAAATGGTTATTGCAGCTAATTTATTAAGGTAA
- a CDS encoding DNA glycosylase, producing the protein MKYNIIEKDKNIIIKDMKDFEPKHIFECGQAFRWYIEEDESYTAINHGKVVNVKRDGEDIIFSNTNMEDFKNIWYNYFDLGRDYGEIKRELSKDPILKEAIRFGRGIRILNQEPFETIISFIISANNQIPRIKKSIELISQNYGESIGTYNGKEYFAFPNAEVLATVDEEELKGNNKVGYRAKYIINTSKMIKNKDIDIEKLQN; encoded by the coding sequence ATGAAATATAATATTATAGAGAAAGATAAAAATATAATAATAAAAGATATGAAGGATTTTGAACCCAAGCATATATTTGAGTGTGGTCAAGCTTTTAGATGGTATATAGAAGAAGATGAAAGTTATACGGCTATAAATCATGGTAAAGTAGTAAATGTGAAAAGAGATGGAGAAGATATAATCTTTTCTAATACTAATATGGAAGATTTCAAAAATATTTGGTACAATTATTTTGATTTAGGTAGGGATTATGGAGAAATAAAAAGGGAACTTTCTAAAGATCCAATTCTAAAAGAAGCAATAAGATTTGGCAGGGGAATAAGGATATTAAATCAAGAACCTTTTGAAACTATAATATCTTTTATAATATCTGCCAATAATCAAATCCCTAGAATAAAAAAATCTATAGAACTAATAAGCCAAAATTATGGGGAATCAATAGGCACATATAATGGCAAAGAGTATTTTGCCTTTCCTAATGCAGAAGTTTTGGCAACTGTAGATGAAGAAGAATTAAAAGGGAATAATAAAGTAGGTTATAGGGCTAAATATATAATTAATACTTCGAAAATGATTAAAAATAAAGATATAGATATAGAGAAATTGCAAAATA